The Funiculus sociatus GB2-C1 genomic interval ATGAAGGCGAAAATGACTGCGATCGCCGCCTCAGAAATTTCTGTCGCCCGCCCAATCACCCATCCGGCAATAATCGCCGCCGCCAGTATCCAGCGCCCAATCCGGTTATAATCTCCTTTGTGGTTTTCGCGCAAGCCGTCATCGTTCACCACAAAATGCAAAGCCATTGCAACGAAGAATAACAGCAGATCCCAAATACCTCGTTCTTCCCGATGGAGGAGAAGATAGCCGATGAGGGCGTTGTAGCTCGAAAACGAAGCCATGTGCAGCCAAAAAACGCCTGCATCGGTGGTATCTTTCTGGTTTTCTTTTTGGTTTTGCTGACGCGATCGCTTGGCAAGTCTTTCTAATCCGTAGAACACACCAAAACCCAAAAGCGCCACCAGGTAAACATGGTGTTCAAAAAATTCAATTAAATAACCCTCCCTTTCCTCAATTACCTGCTGTCCCTGGTTGAGTTCGGGGAAAACGTGAACGAAAATATAGGCAACTGATACCCCACCAGCGGCGGAAAGCCAACGACTGCGAGGAGTTCTGTCCAGAAAGCGCATATTGCCGGAAAAAAGATGCACAAGTGCCAGACAAACTGCCAAAATTGCAGACAAGATGACGGCACTAGGACTCGATACTGAAGGCTCTGCAACTGCAAACACCATGTTAATCAAGCACCTTTAATATTTTTCTGGCTGATATCTTCACTAAATTAGCAGAAATTGCTCCCAAGACCATTTAGGAGCCTTGCTTTTTCTCTTCAGCTTGGTAAGATTTTGACGCAATTTCCTCCTCCTAATAGCATATTCTTGTGAAAAATTTTATTGTTTAGACAAGCCGACTTTGATAAAAATTTTCATCTTTAGGTAGAGGCGCTTTATTTCTGTAGGCGGGGGTACAATAAGAGCAATTAAAGGTATTATTCAAAGGTCGTATATCCCAGTCGCTACGAGAAGGGACAGATATGCAAGTTCACTCAGAATCCTCAACCTCAGAGACTAAACAAAAAATTGCCAACATTTTTCGCCTAGTAGGTTGGATTGCATTCTGGATAGAGTTGGGTTTAACTATTGGTTCTGGGATAGCTTTATTATTTTCTATCTCTGGTCGTAACTTCGCTACTGAAACAAATCCCGGCATTGGGGTAGGTATTTTTTGGGCTGTCGCTGGACTTTTAGCGTTGTGTTTTAATGTATTTTTAGCGTTCCGTTATACTCGCCTAGCCAAAGGTTTAAGCAATCCTAATCCAGAGCGTCATCCTAGAAAAGCTGATACTGTCCAAATTTTGAGAATGTCAGTAATCACGAGTTTGGTGGGAATATTGTTATGCCTCTTAGGTTCGGGTGCGACTGTAGGAGTGCTAGTTGCAAAAGCTGTATCCCAACCTCCAGGGGTAGCACTTACTGACCCCAATATGATTATTCGTGCGCTTGATGTTTTTGTAGCAGTAGCGAATATCAATGGTATTGCTGGTCACTTTGTGGGGATTGTCACTTCACTGGGATTGCTAAAGTGGATACATAATCAGTAATAAGACAAAAGCACTTTACTGCTTTTGTCTTTGCTAGAAGGTAGCTTTTTGAGGAATAGGTTATTTCCTAACGCGCTCTAGTCGGTTGTTGATCTTCGGAACTTGATTCTGAATGCGATCGCTCTGGCAATGCAAAGACGCTCACCAGTGCTGCTAAAGTAGCGCCAAAAGTGTCCATAATTAGGTCGATGATTGTATCATCAATGCTATTGATAACTCCGATCGCCCATTCGGTTATTTCCCAAATAGCACCGATGGCGATTCCGAAACTTGCGATCGCTAACATATAAATTAGCAGATGGTTGCGGAAGGTAGTTAGCATCGAGCTATACACCAAAAAACTCAGTGCAAGCGTAACGGAAAAGGTTGTAAAGGCATGGGTAATTTCATCGTATGGCCCCGGTAGGTAAAATAAGCCCCAAACCCAGCCTGCGGCATTCAGCAACGCTGCTACTACAAATAGAAAATCAAACAAAGTTGGAAGTTTATTTTCTAAGGTGACAAACAGGAACGAAGCAGCTAGGAAGCAGGCGAGTAAAAAGGAACCTTCCCAGTTACGTTGACTGGCTGTAAAGACGATTGCGATCGCTAGGAAAAACTCTCCAACCCAAGCGGCTATCCGATAACCTCGCCAGTCAGTATTCAGCATGGCTTTTTCCTCATAAATTTCATAATTATGGATTACTAATAAACTATAAATGAAGCGATTAATTTAATCTGAGATTGGAGGTTTTTTTTATTGGTGAAAGCTACTTTTAAACGAACCGCCCAGGCGCTCTAGGGCGCACAGGAGGAGGAAAGGGAGAAGTTTATGAATCTATATATATTATGGTTCTAGTTGCTGACTTGAAAGGGCTTGAATATCGGCCCGTAAGGCGACAATTTCCTGGTGCAGGGCGGCAATGGATTTGGCGCTTGCTAACTCTGCCTCTTCGTTTTCGGCATCGCGCCCGATAAAGAAGGTGGCGAGTGTTGCTGTTACGTAACCAAATACTGTGAAGGCGTACAGTGCCAGAATTAGGTGTAAAACGCGACCTTCTGGAGTCTGCGGCACATATTCGCCACCCATCGTTGTCATCAGCATCGCTGTCCACCATAGTGCTTCCCCGTAGTTATTCAGTCCGCCACCATTAGGAAGGTTGCTTTCAAAAGCGTACATCCCGGCTGCTCCGACCAGCGTCACTACTAGCGTCAGCACCATGACGTAGCCAAACCCGCGACGACTCATACTAGCTCTGAGCGATCGCATTCCCCGATTCAGAGAACTGATGACGCGCACCAGTCGCAGTCCCCGGCTAGCTTTGAGGATGCGAATCACGCGGCTAATCCGGAAGACGCGCAATGCTGGTAACACCAAGGAAAGGGCAGTTAACCAATTGTGCTTGATATAAACGAGTTTGCGATCTGCCAAAGTAAATCGCAATACGAAGTCGAGTATGAAAACAATCCAGATCGTGTTGCTGATAACTTGCAGCAGTGGATTTAAGCCCCAGATCAGTTCGACGACTAACAACAAAAGCCACCCGAAGCCAAGGAATAGCATTGGTGTTTCCAGCCAATCTTCCAGCTGTTCGAGAACTTCGAGTCGTTCTTTTTGGAGTTCCCTTTTTTCAGATGTACTAAGATTGTTCATCATTGCTCTAGCACCCTAACTACCGCCAAGTATCGCTCCTCAACATCTTTTCGGTCTAACTCTTCGGGTATATTCTCCTGACTACCGCGTTGGATCATTTGGGCATGACGTAATAGTGCAGCGCGGTCTTTTTTGTGTTGGGTGCGCGATGCGATGAGGGCGATCGCTTCCAGCAATCGAATTACCACCGCTACATCCGGTTTGCTGTACTGTCGAATCTGGTTAAAGGCAGCGTCAAGTAATTCTGCAAACGTCACCGGATTAGCGATCGCTCGCAGGTTGTTGTCGTTGTCATAGCGGTAAGGCGAGGGAAAATCTCTTTCCGCCAGACGGCAAAGTGCAGCCGTTAGCTGGTTAATACACTGGATCGCCGTGAACGGATCGTTGATGCCAGGAGAAATAGCACGAGCGGCAATTTCAACTAACTGATTAATGGGGAATTCTATATCCTGTTGTTCGGTGCGTTGCTCGCCAAAAATAAATGCTTGGTTCAGGTGGTGGGTGAGTTTTTTATTCACCCGTTCTCCAGGCCAAATCATCACCATTTCGCTTCCTTCCACAACAAACTTGCCGGGGCGATATTTTAGACGCAGGACGAGGTCTTTTGAGGTGGCGATCTTCATCAACCGCTCCTCATCAATTGCTTGAAGATAACCGCTAGCTGTGGCTAAGATGGGAGTCGCTTCCTTATCGAACCCGACGGGGATTTCCGCCACCGACCGCTGCTTTGGGACTGATTTACCCTGCCCGATCTTCTGCGGAAACAAGCGATCGATGGCATTGTCCAACTCTCTGCCAACGTCTCTGATGATATGGGATGCCTGCATCGAGGTTGAGACATGATGGATAAAGTAGATCAGGACGCCAATACTGGCGATCGCTAGCACCATGCCCATTGTGACGGAAGTTTGCGGCACAAACACGTCGTAATCATCTCCCCGCACGGTTCGCAGTACCAGCAAGCAGTAGATGAATGTACCGATAAACGTGCCCAGGACGACTTGATTGCCCGTATCCTGCATGAAGTTACGCATCAGTCGTGGGCCGAATTGGGAGGAAGCGAGGGTGAGGGCAACAATCGTAATCGAGAAGGCGGTTCCGGCAACGGTAATCATCGAACCGGCAACAGATGAAAGCAGCGTTCGCGCTCCATCTGGCCCTCCTGTATAGATCCAGCCCAAGGACTCTAGCGGGCCAGATTTGCCTGCTCGATCGAGGCTTAGCATTCGGAATGCTAACGCGATCGCTATTACCACCATCAGGGTTGGCACAAACCAGTAGCTAGAGTGGAGCGAGTCCCACAGTTTCCCCAGCTTGATGTTTTTCATCAATTATTTTTCATCAATTATCGTCCGCAGTATGAGGGCGATCGGGGTTCTCGTCTCTATGGCTGCCATTCCCGTCTCTTTGCGCCCGCATTTCCGCCAACTTTCTTAAGGAACCGCCGATACTACGCGGTTTTGGCACTTCTTTATTACCCGCAGGCCATCCTTCACGCTGACGTGCGCGATCGCCATCTGTCTCTTCGGTTTGGTCGTGGAAAAGGATTTGCTGCGTCGGGAACGGCATATCAATGCCGTTAGCAGTCAGCTTATTCTTGATCGCGGTGAGAACTTTGTCCCGCATATCCAGAACATCTGCACGTCGCGGCGGCTGTACCCACCACCGGGCGCGGATGTTCACGGTACTTTCAGCAAGTTCCATCACTAACACGTCGGGGGCGGGATCTCTCAAGACACCATCCACGCCTTGCATTGCTTCCATAATCAATTCCTTGGCCCGGTCGATATCGTCGCCGTAGCCAATGCCGATATCGTACTGTAGTCGGCGGTTCTCGAAGGCAGTATTAACTGTCACCGAATTTGTGAACAGTTCAGAATTAGGAATCACAATCCGACGACCATCGTAAGTTCTGATTGTTGTGGCGCGCGTCTGAATATTTTCAACCGTTCCCTCAAAGTCTTTGAAAACAATTTGGTCATCCATCTGGAACGGCTCAGTTAAGAGAATCAGAATACCAGCTAGGAAATTCTGGAGAATATCGCGGAACGCAAAACCAATTGCTACCCCACTGATACCCAACAATTGCACCAAATCTCCTGCCTTGAATGTCGGAATAACAATAGATAAGGCGACAAATAAACCAATTAAAATCGTTACCCCTTGCGACAAACGCCCAAGTACCAGCCCCAAATTCCGAGCATGGCGATACCTGCGGGTAAGGCGTTTAACCAATGTCCTGATCGCGATCGCGCCGAACCAAAATAGTGCAAATACGATTAGTGCTAATACCAGGTTTGGTATCAAGATGATCAAACCCTCGATCATTCCCTGAATCTTATTCCACGCTGTTGATATTGATTCTCCTAGATTCATTACTTGTTCACATATACAACAAACCGTGGTTAATTTTAATAGAAAATAAATAACTCTAACTCTCTCTTAGGTCAGTATTTCTATTACCCAACTTGTCATAACAATGACCAACCTTTTACGTAGTCAGTTTATTTTCTGACCCGTCTGCTCCTAGTTTTAGGCAATAACTTACTTCGCATCTATCCAATGGCAGACTTTAAAATACCATCAGAACACATACCCATTCATCTTGGCACCTGCCAAATTTTAATAGTTTTGTCAAAGCTGCCACTAGCAATTATTTGTCCATCAGCGCTAATAGCAATCGACTTAACCCAACCGGAATGCCCGGTGAGGTTGCGAATTAGTTCCCCAGTGGGAATATTCCAAATTTTGATAGTTTTGTCCACACTGCCACTAACTAATGTCTGCCCATCTGGGCTAATAACAATGGCATTAATATAGCTAGAATGTCCGCTAAGGGTGCGAAGATTTTTGCCTGTGGACATATCCCAAATTTTGATAGTTTTATCCGCACTACCGCTTGCTAATATTTGTCCATCTGAACTGATGGCAACAGAATTAATAGGTTGAGAATGCCCAGTGAGGGTATAAATATTTTTGCCTGTGGACATATCCCAAATTTTGATAGTTTTGTCCGCGTTGCCACTGGCTAATATTTGACCATCTGGGCTAATGGCAACAGAATTAATAGGCTGAGAATTTCCGGTGAGAGTGCGAAGATTTTTACCTGTAGATATATTCCAAATTTTTACAGTTTTATCAGCACTGCCACTGACTAAAGTTTGCCAATCGCTGCTAATAGCAACGGAATTAACTGGGGCGGAATGTCCTTCTAGTCGGCGGATTTCTTTGCTTGTGGATATATTCCAAATTTTTACAGTTTTATCAGCACTGCCACTGGCTAAGGTTTTCCCATCTGGGTGAATGGCAATAGAATTAATATAGCTATCATGCCCGTTGATGGTGCGGATTATTTTGCCAGTATATCTATCCCAAATTTTGATAGTTTTATCAGCGCTGCCACTTGCTAAAATTTCCCCGTCAGGGCTAATGTTAAGGGAATTAACATGGCTGGTATGTCCGGAAAAAGTTTTGGCTACAGAAAGATTTTCATAGGCGATCGTTTTGGGAGATGCTGGGTTGTATTGCGAAATTCCATATGCGCCTAATCCGATAGCGATCGCGATCGCGCCCCCAACTAGCCATTTATTTTTATCACTTTGACCAATTTTAGTTGGCGAGTTAGGTGACTTCCAAGATAGAAATATAGAACTAACCGCACCTATACTCATAAGATTGTTGGCATATAGTTTATGCCTAGACAATTGCCGCGAAATCTTATCTATATCATCTAAGATTTCCTGAGTGTTCTTGTGGCGCGCCGCTGCTGTACGCGCCATCAGTTTATCAATTAAATCTGCAAGCTGAGGTGAAATATCAGGCGCATGACGTCGCCAGTGGAATTGATCGGTTAGCGGTTCGTAAATAGCATGATCTGTTGCTTGCTTTCCTGTCAGTAAATAAACAAAAGTACGCCCCAAAGCATAGAAATCTGATTGCGGTACTGCATGACCTTTTTCTTGCTCTGGTGGCGTGTAACCAGCGGAACTAATCTTAGTGACTCTACCTGCACCGCCGACTTCTGCAAGATAGGTATATGTCATTTCTCTAGCAGTGCCAAAGTCTATTAATACTAGATGCCCTGTGGAACGCATCATAATATTGGCTGGTTTAATATCGCGGTGAAAGTAGTTTTTTTGATGTACGATATGTAAAATTTGTGCTAGTTGTTTTAACCAGTTAAGAGCAAGCTGCTGACTAATCGGGCAATCGCCCTGCTGTTTCATCCACTGCTTTAAGTTAAGTCCGTCAATTTTCTCCATGATGATGCAATGCACTGGCTCTTTGCAGTTTCTGGGATAAAACTGAAAATAACCATCTGGTTCCATTTTCGGAATACCTGGATGATTTAGCTGGCTCAATACATCTGCTTCTTGCTGGAATAGCTCAACAATTTTGGGGTTTTTGTTATGTTCTTGTTTTAGTATCTTCAGGATTTGGGGAGCTGCTCCCTCATAAGCTTCATATATATTGCCAAATCCGCTGTCGTCACTCAGCAGGCGCATCACCTGATAGCGCCCTTGAAGCAACAACTCTGAGCCACAGTTGCGACATATACGGTTGTTGGCATTGGCGGGGTCGTTTGGCTTGGGGCAGAAGGGGTTGATGCAGTAGCTCATACATAGCTACAGAATTGTGTTATCCCTACTATACGGCGGGAATTGTAAATTATACACCCCAAGGTAGGCTGAAAAATGCAATGGTTGTTGTATGAGGCGGCTTTTAGCTGGCTATAAAAAAAGAATAGGTTTTTTTACCTATTCTACTAAACGCGCTAAACGCGATATGCAACTTTATTCATTCTCATTCCCACTCAGATGCTGGGAATGAGATAACGAGGTGCCTTGATGATATTATTTTCCAGATTTACCCTGTGGCTTAATTGTGCAACGGTCGAACCATTCCTGGTAAGTTTGTTGATGTTTGGCATCTTCAAGAATGATTTCCACTCGCACTTTCGCGCAACCGTGCGGCCGCTGATGTGCGATCGCATCTAAAATTCTACTAGCAGTTTTCGGCGAATCAAACTCGCCCCTTACGGTTTGCTGACTGTTGGCGCTTGCAAATCCATTGTTTAAACGTACAGTTTCAGTCAGTTCAATTCCAGAGAGATCCCCTTGTCCTAGATCAATTTCGGCTAATTGTTTGTGTTCTGGGCTGACTTGTTCAACAATCAAAATCTCCCGTCTAACTGGAATCTCTACCATCCGTGTTTGGATTTCTTTGCGAACAATAACTTCGCCTACTTTATGTTTGCTACTGTCTACGACTAATCGTTCTTCTAGCAAACGAATGATTTCTTGTTCTACAACTTCTGCATCTGAAGTGTTAGAATCTGACATAACTTTCTCCGATTGCTTTTGGTTATTATTTAATTGTATTGCTGTTGGGGTGACAGATGCAGTAGAGCCTTCATTTGATGAGCGTGCAGGCATTACCGATGTTTGTGGAATTTCTGCAAATTCCCCATCCCCATTTGGTATTATATAATCTGCTGAATACTCTATTTCCGATTGGCTGACATCTACATACAGCGTTTTATCGGCTGAGTCTACTTGCTGGATGTGCTTGCTTCTAATTAAAAATAGACTGGAGACTGGCTCGGCTTTAGCCGGAGATATAACTAAGTTTAACTGACGAGTTGGATCTAGAATTACATCCTTCACCTCACCCAGCAGCAAACCTTGCCGATCCTTGGCGGTATAATTTTTTAGCTTATTCTTCAACTTGCTCAACAAGACATTGATCCGAATATCGTTTTCTTCTGAACCCTGATTTTTTGCCAATGTTTCGTTGTTCATTTTACAGAGCTTACTAATTTTTTTTTGAAGCAAAAACCCATTTATTATCCGTTGGTTAACGGATGTTTGGAAAGCTTACTGATTTCGACAGCATTCGCCAATAATCTATCCAAACACCCGATTATGCTGCGATTATCCTAAAAATTAGGTGGTGTAATTTTCATCCATCCAACAAATCGGTAGGCTTTCGCCTGAAGGAAAAACCAATTTTTCCTTTTGATAAGTAATCGGTTCCTGTTCCTCTTGTCCTGCTTGGTCTCTTCCAGTCACAGCAGTTGAAGTAGGGCTAATTAAATGCTGAATATCGGTTATTTCAATCAAACTGCCGGATTCTTTATCTTTGAGAAACATAGAAGATGCCTAAATTGGGGTTCACTTGAAATGGTTTGCCGTGTTACAGATACCTGGTAAACATACAGGCACTGAGAAAGGGGAGTATCCCACTTTTGTATAAACGCCAGACTACTAAAGTCGCAGCTACTCAACCAAAGCCCACCTGCGCGGGCTTTTTCTATTAGCCTGTTCTCGCTACGGCTTGGTTTGTGTAGCCACACCCTTAACGGTGTGGGGGTATATTTCCAAAAATAGGATACACCCGCTTACACGGTTATTTGTCTATCAAAATCAACTCAACAACCGTATAGTCACGAGGGCTAATTAAATTCGGTCGGTGGGTAAGTTGGTAGAGCGATCTACAAACGTTTGATCGGTGGTGTTAACATCTAACTCTTCGCGACGGATGGTTTCTTCAGCATCCACTGTTTCGCGGTCTACTACTTTGCTGACTCGCACTTCTTCACGCACAAAAGCTTCTTTGTGAATGTCGGGAGTTTCTTCGTAAATTTCCATGCGTGCTACTTCGCCTTCTTGGAAATTAACACTTCCCGGAGCAACTGCTTGGCCTGCATCCGCTGGGGTAACTCGCTCAATTACAACTCGCTCTTTTTCAATTGGCACTGAAACTCGTGCTGTTTCCGTTTCAATGTGCTTGCCAACTGCAACTTCACCTGTTTTTACGCGAGTTTTGTTAGCAATAAGGCGCTCTTGGTACAGTTTGAGAGTTTGATGATCGCGATCATTGATCTCGTACAAAGAGGGTTCTTGCTGATAGTTATAGCTGCTGCGGTCATATGTGGCATCAGCTACCGGGCTAACAGATGCACCCGTAGTTGGAGCGCGATAAACTCCTCTTACCTGTTCTTCATAATCGTAATCAGTTGTCATGCGATCGCTATATTCGGGTAGAGCTTCTGCTTGCTCTCTAGTCATGCCGCTAACGTATACGCGATCGCTATTATAATCAATTCTAGAGCGACCAATTGGTAGCAAAACTTTTTTGCCAAAAATCCAAAATCCTAAGTCAACCACTAGATACCGTAAGTGACCTTCTTCGTCAACTAAAACGTCGGTAACGTTGCCAAATTTCTCTTCATTAGATCCTTCAGTATAGACACTCATCCCTTGAAGGTCATTGCCACCAAAAGTGTCGCGGTAGTTTGGATCAAAATCTTCTATTTTTAAAAGAGCCATGCTACTTTCCCTTAAGTTGTTACATCTCTATGTTATTTACTTTACAAATATCTCGAATTTGCTTCCTCTCCCCAGCGACTGAATTCCCTAAGATAATCAAGCTCATCTAAAGGTGTAAAACAGTTGATACTAAAGCTTAGATGTGCGGAATTTTGAATATTGAGGTTTAATTTTGCGTCTATAACAAGCAGCAGTTTTAAGTAATATTAAGTATATTAATTGAGCCGAGCCAGCTAATATATATAGATGCCTATTTATAGATATAAAAAAATTAATATTTTTGACAAATATAAGGGATGAAAGTATATAAGAAAAGGTTAAAAAATAAATCTGCCGGACGGTAGATAGTGAGGATGTATAATCAGTCGTGGTTAAAGCTGGTGGAAAAACACCGAGCGATCGCAGTCATAAGAGCGCCACAGATGGAACTTGGTCGCCAAATGGCTCTAGCTGTGGCATCGGGAGGGATGCACCTAATTGAAATTACTTGGAATAGCGACAAAGCAGCAGAGTTAATTGCCCATTTGCGTTCCGAATTACCAAATTGCACAATTGGCACAGGAACCATATTAAATCTAGAACAGCTAAAGAGCGCGATCGCATCTGGCACCCAGTTCGTCTTCACTCCTCACGTTGATCCCACTCTGATTAAAGCAGCAAATGATAGCGGCGTACCGATGGTGCCTGGGGCGCTTTCCCCCACGGAAATTGTCACCGCTTGGGCTACAGGTGCCAGCTGCGTGAAAGTGTTTCCCGTCGGCGCTGTAGGCGGACAGAAATATATAAAAAGTTTGCAAGGGCCATTGGGACATATTCCCTTAATTCCCACAGGCGGCGTAACCCTGGAAAATGCCAAAGAATTTTTACTAGCAGGAGCGATCGCCGTCGGAGTTTCCGGCAGTTTATTCCCCCAAAAGGGACTTACCATACATTCTGAATCTGAGCAATATGCGCTCATCGCCCAACGCGCCCAAACTCTGATGCAAAACTTAGTAAATTACCAGACAGGCTGATTTAGCATTAAGCTAATAAAATCCGATATCCATTGATGCCATTAGTTAGAAAGAGTTTTTCCTTGAATTTCTCTGTTCTGACCCACCGAATCAGCCGAAGAGCCATGAAAAGCATCATTTATCCTGCCTTAAAAAGTCGCCCAGTGGCTTTATTTGCTAGTGCAGTGCTGATGCTTACGGCGATGAGTGGCTGGGTAAAACCAGCTTTGACACAACCACAAGGCGCGATAATTTCCAGCAAAATGCAGCAGTTGCAACAATCAGATCAACGCTGGATTCAGATCGATCTGACAAAGCAACGCCTGATTGCTTGGGAAGGCTCAAAACCTGTGTATGCGATCGTTGTATCCACTGGCAAGCGTTCCACTCCCACGCGCATCGGTACTTTTGCCATAAAATCTAAGCACCGCTATAACCGGATGCGCGGCGAAGGTTACGATGTTCCTAATGTTCCCTATACGATGTACTACTACGGAGGTTATGCAATTCACGGTGCCTACTGGCATCGTCGCTTTGGCACTCCAGTCAGCCACGGTTGCATAAATCTGGCAGTGAATCATTCTAAATGGCTATATAACTGGGCTTCAGTGGGAACGCCAGTGGTTGTTCATAAATGAAAGGATTGGGGATTGGGGAAGAGGGAAATTCCCCAATCAAAACTCTAATCCCAAGTAAACAAAAGTAACAATGATGTGAGGGGTGAATCGTGGAAAACTTAATTCGTTTTTCTTGGTTACGTCGGCGTGGAACTTTCTGGACAGTTGTGGCACTGTTGTTTACAGCTTCGTGTTTTTGGATAACACCAACTGAGGCGGCCTCCAAATCATCAAGATCAACGCAGGTTGGTGCGCCATCACTACAGTTCAACAAAATTACTAGAAAAGCGAGGAAAAAAGTTCGAGTCAAAAAAGCTGCCAAGGGACGACGCTGGATACAAGTTGATTTATCAAGTCAAAGATTGGTTGCTTGGGAAGGAAAGAAAAGAGTTTATTCCTACCGGATCTCCAGCGGTAAGCGTTCAACCCCCACTCGCCTCGGAACTTTCGCTATTCAAAGAAAGTATCGGTCAACTCGGATGCGCGGCAGAGACTACAACGTTCCGAATGTACCTCATGCAATGTACTACTCTGGAGGCTATGCGATTCATGGAGCCTACTGGCACAATCGTTTTGGCAGACCTGTCAGCCACGGCTGCGTCAATCTTCCGGTAGGAGCAGCTAGAAGGTTATACAGCTGGGCGCCAGTAGGGACTAAGGTGGTTGTCCAGAGGTAATGGGGATTGGGGATTGGGGATTGGGGATTGGGGAAAAGTCTTATCTACTCCCTACCCCCAACCCCTTCCCACCTCTCCCTAACCCTCTCCTAAGAGGAGAGGGAAGTCGAATAATTTTATACGCGGAAGGAAAGCCAGAAGCCCCTCCCCTTCAAGGGGAGGGGTTGGGGAGAGGTCAAACGATTTATTTTCAACTCAGAGACTCGGAACGAGAAAGTCAGCTTAGCTGAACTACAGACTGATTTTCTAATAGAGTTTGGTTTGTTAGCAGGTCTTGGACGGTGATTCTGAGGAAGCGATCGCGATCTACTTGAAACTGGAGTTTAACGCGATCGCTCCCTGGATAACCAGGCGGTGCGAGTTGGGCAATGCTACGCGCCCCTTCTCTGTCGTTGAGGGGTTGCACTGATGTATCACCCCCAAGACGGCGAGTAACTAAGCGATCGCCTTCAAAATATACTTCTATACCGCCAGTTTCCGCTCCTATTTCGCCGATAATTAGTTCAATGCTGGGTTGGTTTTCCACCGAAGCACCCAAGAGTAGTTCTACCGGATCGCTCATCGGGTAAGCTTGTCCGGAGTTAATCAGTTTATGCCAGTTGTGGCGATTGTTACGCCGATCCCAGTAGCGGATGCCGTAACTATGGTAGAGAAAATCTTGCAGTTCGACACCTAGACTCAGCTGGAGTGCGCCGGATGCGATCGCTTCAAACGGGCGATCACATTTGATTTTACTAATATCAAAATATTGTTGCGCCCAAGTCCGCACAGCGGGAATTTGCACTGTACCGCCAACTAATAAAACTGCATCAATGTCTGAAACTTCGATACCTTGGCGACGTGCTTGTTGCAAAACTTGAGTCATCGACTCGTCTAAACGGTCAAAAAATTGGTGTTCTTTGAGGATAGTTTCAAAGTGCGAACGATCTAGTTCTAGCTCGTAGCTTTCAAATGTTTCATCATTGAAATACACCTCACTCGCTTGAGTTTGACTAGACAGTTGAATCTTTAACCGTTCCGCCAGTCGCGTCGTTAGCGGTGTCGCCTTCAACCCCTGCGTTTTAGCAAAGTAATCAACCAC includes:
- a CDS encoding acetyltransferase, yielding MFLKDKESGSLIEITDIQHLISPTSTAVTGRDQAGQEEQEPITYQKEKLVFPSGESLPICWMDENYTT
- a CDS encoding L,D-transpeptidase, whose translation is MKSIIYPALKSRPVALFASAVLMLTAMSGWVKPALTQPQGAIISSKMQQLQQSDQRWIQIDLTKQRLIAWEGSKPVYAIVVSTGKRSTPTRIGTFAIKSKHRYNRMRGEGYDVPNVPYTMYYYGGYAIHGAYWHRRFGTPVSHGCINLAVNHSKWLYNWASVGTPVVVHK
- a CDS encoding DUF2382 domain-containing protein, encoding MNNETLAKNQGSEENDIRINVLLSKLKNKLKNYTAKDRQGLLLGEVKDVILDPTRQLNLVISPAKAEPVSSLFLIRSKHIQQVDSADKTLYVDVSQSEIEYSADYIIPNGDGEFAEIPQTSVMPARSSNEGSTASVTPTAIQLNNNQKQSEKVMSDSNTSDAEVVEQEIIRLLEERLVVDSSKHKVGEVIVRKEIQTRMVEIPVRREILIVEQVSPEHKQLAEIDLGQGDLSGIELTETVRLNNGFASANSQQTVRGEFDSPKTASRILDAIAHQRPHGCAKVRVEIILEDAKHQQTYQEWFDRCTIKPQGKSGK
- a CDS encoding Hsp70 family protein, with translation MAIAIDFGTSNTVIARWNAATQQPETVSLPGLSVKFEQNPPLIPSLLYVENATLSTVVVGQAVRDRGLDLSADPRFFRNFKRGIGANIQGFIPELDGQIITFEQIGKWFLQQIIEKLAENNPSPALPNSGGGVESLVLTVPVDSFEAYRNWLSAVCDDLPVEQVRMLDEPTAAALGYGMAEGGVLLVVDFGGGTLDLSLVRLDIKADKKPLGFILKWGKKPLNESAQKAKTARVLAKAGQNLGGSDIDNWVVDYFAKTQGLKATPLTTRLAERLKIQLSSQTQASEVYFNDETFESYELELDRSHFETILKEHQFFDRLDESMTQVLQQARRQGIEVSDIDAVLLVGGTVQIPAVRTWAQQYFDISKIKCDRPFEAIASGALQLSLGVELQDFLYHSYGIRYWDRRNNRHNWHKLINSGQAYPMSDPVELLLGASVENQPSIELIIGEIGAETGGIEVYFEGDRLVTRRLGGDTSVQPLNDREGARSIAQLAPPGYPGSDRVKLQFQVDRDRFLRITVQDLLTNQTLLENQSVVQLS
- a CDS encoding L,D-transpeptidase: MENLIRFSWLRRRGTFWTVVALLFTASCFWITPTEAASKSSRSTQVGAPSLQFNKITRKARKKVRVKKAAKGRRWIQVDLSSQRLVAWEGKKRVYSYRISSGKRSTPTRLGTFAIQRKYRSTRMRGRDYNVPNVPHAMYYSGGYAIHGAYWHNRFGRPVSHGCVNLPVGAARRLYSWAPVGTKVVVQR
- a CDS encoding DUF2382 domain-containing protein, with product MALLKIEDFDPNYRDTFGGNDLQGMSVYTEGSNEEKFGNVTDVLVDEEGHLRYLVVDLGFWIFGKKVLLPIGRSRIDYNSDRVYVSGMTREQAEALPEYSDRMTTDYDYEEQVRGVYRAPTTGASVSPVADATYDRSSYNYQQEPSLYEINDRDHQTLKLYQERLIANKTRVKTGEVAVGKHIETETARVSVPIEKERVVIERVTPADAGQAVAPGSVNFQEGEVARMEIYEETPDIHKEAFVREEVRVSKVVDRETVDAEETIRREELDVNTTDQTFVDRSTNLPTDRI
- a CDS encoding bifunctional 4-hydroxy-2-oxoglutarate aldolase/2-dehydro-3-deoxy-phosphogluconate aldolase; translated protein: MYNQSWLKLVEKHRAIAVIRAPQMELGRQMALAVASGGMHLIEITWNSDKAAELIAHLRSELPNCTIGTGTILNLEQLKSAIASGTQFVFTPHVDPTLIKAANDSGVPMVPGALSPTEIVTAWATGASCVKVFPVGAVGGQKYIKSLQGPLGHIPLIPTGGVTLENAKEFLLAGAIAVGVSGSLFPQKGLTIHSESEQYALIAQRAQTLMQNLVNYQTG